actagtaatacaggactagtaaaattatgttaatacaggactagtaatacatgactagtaaaggtatgttaatacaggactagtaaaggtctattaatacaggactagtaatacaggattagtaaaggtctgttaatacaggactagtaaaggtctgttaatacaagACTAGTAAagacctgttaatacaggactagtaaagatctgttaatacaggactagtaaaggtctgttaatgcaggactaataatacaggactagtaaaggtctgttaatacaggactaataatacaggactagtaaaggtatgttaatacaggactagtaatacaggactagtaaatatctgttaatacaggactagtaatacaggactagtaaaggtctgttaatacaggactagtaatacaggactagtaaaggtctgttaaaacaggactagtaaaggtatgttaatacaggactagtaaaggcatGTTAATACATGACTAttattacaggactagtaaaggtctgttaatacaggactagtaatacaggattagtaaaggtctgttaatacaggactagtaatacaggattagtaaaggtctgttaatacaggactagtaatggtctgttaatacaggactagtaatacaggattagtaaaggtctgttaatacaggactagtaatacaggattagtaaaggtctgttaatacaggactagtaatacaggattagtaaaggtctgttaatacaggactagtaaaggtctgttaatacaggactagtaatacaagactagtaaaggtctgttaatacaggactagtaatacaggattagtaaaggtctgttaatacaggactagtaatggtctgttaatacaggactagtaaagacctgttaatacaggactagtaaaggtctgttaatacaggactagtaatacaggactagaaaaggtctgttaatacaggactagtaaaggtctgttaatacaggactagtaatacaggactagtaaagacctgTTAATACAGggctagtaaaggtatgttaatacaggactagtaaaggcctgttaatacatgACTAttattacaggactagtaaaggtctgttaatacaggactagtaatacaggacaaGTAAatgtatgttaatacaggactagtaatacaggactagtaatgacctgttaatacaggactagtaaaggtctgttaatacaggactagtaatacaggattagtaaaggtctgttaattaatacaggactaataaagctctgttaatacaggactagtaaaggtctgttaatacaggactagtaatacaggactaataaaggtatgttaatacaggactagtaaaggtatgttaatacaggactagtaaaggtattttaatacaggactagtaatacaagactagtaaaggtctgttaatacaggactagtaaaggtctattaatacaggactagtaatacaggattagtaaaggtctgttaatacaggactagtaaaggtctattaatacaggactagtaatacaggattagtaaaggtctgttaatacaggactagtaaaggtatgttaatacaggactagtaaagacctgttaatacaggactagtaaaggtctgttaatacaggactagtaaaggtctgttaatgcaggactaataatacaggactagtaaaggtctgttaatacaggactagtaatacaggactagtaaaggtctgttaatacaggactagtaatacaggactagtaaaggtctgttaatacaggactagtaatacaggactagtaaaggtctgttaatacaggactagtaatacaggactagtaaaggtctgttaaaacaggactagtaatacaggactagtaaaggtatgttaatacaggactagtaaaggtctgttaatacagggcTAGCAAAGgtctattaatacaggactagtaatacaggactagtaaaggtctgttaatgcaGGACTAATAATACAGGAtttgtaaaggtctgttaatacaggactagtaataccggactagtaaaggtctgttaatacaggactaataaaggtctgctaatacaggactagtaaaggtctgttaatacaggactagtaatacaggactagtaacggtctgttaatacaggactagtaaaggtctgttaatacaggactagtaatacaggactagtaaaggtctgttaatacaggactagtaaaggtctgttaatacaggactagtaatacaggactagtaaaggtatgttaatataggactagtaatacaggactagtagaggtatgttaatacaggactagtaaaggtctgttaatacaggactagtaaaggtctattaatacaggactagtaatacaggactagtaaaggtctgttaatacaggactagtaaaggtatgttaatacaggactagtaaaggtctattaatacaggactagtaaaggtctgttaatacaggactagtaaaggtctgttaatacagtactagtaaatgtctgttaatacaggactagtaatacaggattagtaaagacctgttaatacaggactagtaaaggcctgttaatacaggactagtaaaggcctgttaatacaggactagtaaaggtctgttaatacaggactagtaaaggtcttttaatacaggactattaaaggtatgttaatacaggactagtaataatacaggactagtaaaggtctgttaatacaggactagtaatacaggactagtaatacaggactagtaaaggtctgttaatacaggactagtaaaggtatgttaatacaggactagtaatacaggactagtaatacaggactagtaaaggtctgttaatacaggactagtaaaggtctgttaatacaggactagtaaaggtctgttaatacaggactagtaatacaggactagtaaaggtctgttaatacaggactagtaaaggtctgctaatacaggactagtaaaggtctgttaatacaggactagtaaaggtctgttaatacaggactagtaaaggtctgttaatacaggactagtaaaggtctgttaatacaggactagtaaaggtccagtgcactacttttgtgctTTAAAAAAATGGGTTTATTTCAGGGGATGCTGCATCCCGCTATGGGCATCAACCTTAGAACCTCTACATCCCGCTATGGGCACACTGACGTACCTGACACCCCCTGCCCAGAGGAGGGGTTTATAGACTATCGACATTCACTATTGAGAGGTCAATGTCAGAGATGGCATAGCCAGTCTGTCCAGTCACAGTGTATCGGCGAGTGGGATACGAAACACCTTTCTTCCCAAATATCTTTTCATTTGTTATTCAGGTCCAAGAATATGCACCACCCGGCAGCACGTACGGTGCCAGGGGATGATTGATCAGCATGCGCATGACCCAGCAGTTATTTGAATCGAAGGTTGTTGGAGGTCTTGCACCAGAACGAACGATGGAAATACGTAATTCGCTTCACGCACAGAGACTGATTTTCTTTGCGCTCAAACTCAATCGTGTTTTGGGGAATGTAACATGAATCTCTCACTCTCTTACAGTGTATTTTATGGTTTTCTCCTACAAAACAAAACAGCTAATTCCTGTATTCAAAGGATGCAATAACACGAAATAAGAATGATCACCTTTGtgtctaaaataaatcaataaCATTCTTGTTTATTTATTGAAGGAATGCTACTCAATCAAAACATGACTACGTGACAACCCCTAGGCCGAGTCACAACAAACAGACCAGAGATTCCTTCAGTAATTGTACaaatcccccaaaaatgtatttatttgagtGTTAAGGGCTCCACAGGTTACTCTCCATGGTAACTAGTGTAGGAAAGCTAACTGAGAATGTCCTGGTGAAATACATAACAGTCCGAATGCTTTTAACCTTTATGTATTTGATCATTTCTACCGCTGCTAGCCTGGCCTAGTCTATGTCTTCATGTACTGGAATCTGAATGACCCCTGTTCACTTCCCCCCTGCCTGTGAGACACGGAGATAACTATGGCACAACCTGCACCGGACTCACCGCGTTGCCAAGCAATGTGCACCTGCCCCGGTTGACCTGCCTCAGCCCGCTACACGAGTGCTACACCGAAGCTAGTGTCTGTGTGCATCCAGACACCGGAGCAGTCGTTACCTCGGGTCTAACAGGGCATTTCGCTCCCATGGGAAACCGCAGGGTTGTACGACTCCGCTCCGTTCATTACGCGCTAAAGGCCAAGGACATTTGGTATAACTTTGGGAGATGTCAGAAAGGTAGGTAAAAGAGATCATTTAATAGCTTTGTGTTGTCATTCTTCATTGAGCAGTGCTTCAAGTTGGAAAACGTTTACAAATGTACGCTTAACAAGCTAAATGCATTATTTGGTTATTTGGTATGATTTTGAATTCTTCAGAATGTCATTAGCCTAGGCTGCATTATTTATGCCCATGGTTATTTTTCCATGCAACAAGCCTGCCTATAGGTTATATAGTCTAGACAATGTGTATatgataaaataaaatacaaatctcaCAATTATTAGTACTTTACACGAAAACAGACGATAATAATTATGAAGACATTACTATCGAGGTTCCTTTTATGCAGCTATTATTAACTAATGACACCTGGTCGGGTATCCGCTGTTATGGCGACGGCTCTAATCCGGTGCGCAAGGCAGAGTTCACGGTAACCGAAACCTGACGGCTGCGTGTCAGGGTTTCAGCAATGTGGATGGACGTGAGGAGTTCCATTTCTACCAGCGTCCTTGAAGAGTGGgcgacagaaacagacagaattcTCCGAGGCTTTAGGCCTATGATAAAAAACATAGGCCTGAAGAGAAGAATATGTTATGTTTAGGCCTATGATAGAAAAACATAGTCCTGAAGAGAATAATATGTTATGTTTATTATGTTTAGGATGATTTTAATTTGACcttacattatttatttatttacatttttcctTTTGGCTCTGAAGCTGtttattttccctctctctttctctcccatctctctgttatcacactcctcctaccctctcccccctttccctccctttcccttctcacTTTCATGCCACTCAATCCTTCCTACATCTTTCACCCTCAAACTCCCTCattgtccctctctcccagttcctcaggtgtgttgttgtccctctctcccagttcctcaggtgtgttgttgtccccctctcccagttcctcaggtgtgttgttgtccctctctcccagttcctcagatgtgttgttgtccctctctcccagttcctcaggtgtgttgttgtccccctctcccagttcctcaggtgtgttgttgtccccctctcccagttcctcaggtgtgttgttgtccccctctcccagttcctcagatgtgttgttgtccctctctcccagttcctcagatgtgttgttgtccctctctcccagttCCTCAGGTGTGTTGTTGTCCCCCTCTCCCAGTTTTCAGAtgtgttgttgtccctctctcccagttCCTCAGGTGTGTTGTTGTCCCCCTCTCCCAGTTCCTCGGGTGTGTTGTTGTCCCCCTCTCCCAGTTCCTCAGGTGTGTTGTTGTCCCCCTCTCCCAGTTCCTCAGGTGTGTTGTTGTCCCCCTCTCCCAGTTCCTCAGGtgtgttgttgtccctctctcccagttCCTCAGGTGTGTTGTTGTCCCCGTCTCCCAGTTCCTTAGATGTGTTGTTGTCCCCCTCTCCCAGTTCCTCAGGTGTGTTGTTGTCCCCCTCTCCCAGTTCCGCAGGtgtgttgttgtccctctctcccagttCCTCAGGTGTGTTGTTGTCCCCCTCTCCCAGTTCCTCAGGTGTGTTGTTGTCCCCCTCTCCCAGTTCCTCAGGTGTGTTGTTGTCCCCCTCTCCCAGTTCCTCAGGTGTGTTGTTGTCCCCCTCTCCCAGTTCATCAGGtgtgttgttgtccctctctcccagttcctcaggtgtgttgttgtccccctctcccagttcctcagatgtgttgttgtccctctctcccagttcctcagatgtgttgttgtccccctctcccagttcctcagatgtgttgttgtccccctctcccagttcctcaggtgtgttgttgtccctctctcccagttCCTCAGGTGTGTTGTTGTCCCCCTCTCCCAGTTCCTCAGGTGTGTTGTTGTCCCCCTCTCCCAGTTCCTCAGATGTGTTGTTGTCCCCCTCTCCCAGTTCCTCAGGTGTGAACACAAGCAGTGGCAGTTTTCCCAAATCCCACTCCTCCCAGTATTCTGAAATCagcgtcacacacacacccctctccgtGGACCAGAGTCCAGATTCCGGAATCGTCAAAACCCCTGTGAGTGTCGCGCTTTACGTCACATTCTCACCCTCCAGTCCTTGCTCTTGTACcctcctacagtgccttgcgaaagtattcggcccccttgaactttgcgaccttttgccacatttcaggcttcaaacataaagatataaaactgtatttttttgtgaagaatcaacaacaagtgggacacaatcatgaagtggaacgacatttattggatatttcaaacttttttaacaaatcaaaaactgaaaaattgggcgtgcaaaattattcagcccctttactttcagtgcagcaaactctctccagaagttcagtgaggatctctgaatgatccaatgttgacataaatgactaatgatgataaatacaatccacctgtgtgtaatcaagtctccgtataaatgcacctgcactgtgatagtctcagaggtccgttaaaagcgcagagagcatcatgaagaacaaggaacacaccaggcaggtccgagatactgttgtgaagaagtttaaagccggatttggatacaaaaagatttcccaagctttaaacatcccaaggagcactgtgcaagcgataatattgaaatggaaggagtatcagaccactgcaaatctaccaagacctggccgtccctctaaactttcagctcatacaaggagaagactgttcagagatgcagccaagaggcccatgatcactctggatgaactgcagagaactacagctgaggtgggagactctgtccataggacaacaatcagtcgtatattgcacaaatctggcctttatggaagagtggcaagaagaaagccatttcttaaagatatccataaaaagtgttgtttaaagtttgccacaagccacctgggagacacaccaaacatgtggaagaaggtgctctggtcagatgaaaccaaaattgaactttttgtcaacaatgcaaaacgttatgtttggcgtaaaagcaacacagctgaacacaccatccccactgtcaaacatggtggtggcagcatcatggtttgggcctgcttttcttcagcagggacagggaagatggttaaaattgatgggaagatggatggagccaaatacaggaccattctggaagaaaacctgatggagtctgcaaaagacctgagactgggacggagatttgtcttccaacaagacaatgatccaaaacataaagcaaaatctacaatggaatggttcaaaaataaacatatccaggtgttagaatggccaagtcaaagtccagacctgaatccaatcgagaatctgtggaaagaactgaaaactgctgttcacaaatgctctccatccaacctcactgagctcgagctgttttgcaaggaggaatgggaaaaattttcagtctcccgatgtgcaaaactgatagagacataccccaagcgacttacagctgtaatcgcagcaaaaggtggcgctacaaagtattaacttaagggggctgaataattttgcacgcccaatttttcagttttttatttgttaaaaaagtttgaaatatccaataaatgtcgttccacttcatgattgtgtcccacttgttgttgattcttcacaaaaaaatacagttttattactttgtttgaagcctgaaatgtggcaaaaggtcgcaaagttcaagggggccgaatactttcgcaaggcactgtatcttctgACACCCCATTACAAAGCTCCTCCCCCCACAACATGCCCCTCTCATCCTGCAACAGTATGCCTGGTCCAATACTGTCTGTTCTGAAAACAGCCTCAACCCCCTAGCCCTTCCATTTCAAACCTAGGCGCAGCCATCACTGTATTGCTCACACCTATCCAGTTCCTAGCTGCCAACACAGAGGGGTCAGGGCTTGTTTAGAATGCTATAGATGAGTCACAGGCTCCAAGGCTGGCTCTGATGTCAGGGGTCACCAAGCATGGGTCTAGTCCCCCACATGGCTAGGTTGGGGGGGTTATGGTCACAGTCAAAGCCCAGGTGTGGAGGCAGAGACAAGGATCTGGGTCACAGAGCACCCTCAATCAAGGCTCTCATATTCAGATCCCAGTCTGCAAAACAATGCTTAAAACCCCTTTGCTCTtcgtcctccttctcctcttcctctttctcctcttattcatctctccttctctctctcctcttgtttcTCAGCTGCCGTCCAGCCGGTTCAGGTTCGTGTCGTGGCAGCGGCTTGAGGAGAGTGATGTCAAAGGAGACCAGCTCTCCTGTCCCAGGGTCAGAGAAGGTCAGAGAGGTCACCACCTTGGCAACCTTTGACCTTTTAATAATTTTATTTTGATCTCATCTCAGCTCTCATAAGTAACTGCTGTCATCATTATATCAACCAGGGCCATCAGTGGAGGACCTCTTTCTGAGAAAGGATGACATCCCTttggaaagggggaggaggaagaggagagaggaagaagggcagaggtgggaggagaggctTCAAGAGAACTGGGAGAATTGTGTGGTGAGTTACAACTCAGAGACATACTGTACTATGTGTATAACacgcatgtgtgtgagtgtgtgtgtgtgtgtgtgtatgtgtgtgtgtgtgcgtgtgtgtgtgcgtgtgtgtgtgtgtgtgtgtgtgtgtatgttgtgtgtgtgtgtatgcgtgtgtgtgtgtgtgcgtgtgtgtgtgtgtatgttgtgtgtgtgtgtgtgtggtgtgtgtgtgcgtgtgtgtgtgtgtgtgtgtgtgttgtgtgtgtgtgtgtgtgtgtgtgtgtgtgtgtgtgtgtgtgtgtgtgtgtgtgtgtgtgtgtgtgtgtgtgtgtgtgtgtgtgtgtgtgtgtgtgtgtgtgtgtgtgtaacctctccctgtattcctGGTATTCCCAGGAACTGAACCTGTCCTATCAGGACTTGGGAGATCCGTTCCAGCAGGAAAACTTCAGTCGGATCCTGAGGAGGCTGATCCGAGTGGAGAGACTGCAACTGATCAATAACTCCCTCACAGACCTGAGTTCTATGTGCCTGCCAAGGTACTACACTACCCACAATGCCCATCTATAAGCCTGCCTTTATACTACACTACATACAAAGCATCAATATACGCTTGCAAATTACTACACTTCATATAGTGACAACCGTAGTACTGTCCTCTTTCCTCTACACAGTAAAAATAAAAGTGTGAATTTAACTCCTATAGAGTTGAATTCACACTGTTTCAGATAACATTTGGTCCCAGTCCACATAGTGTTAAAGTTACTCTACAGGTAGTATCACACTTTCAGAGTTAATTAGACTTAAAATGGTGTTAAAATTCACACATAAATGTCTAATAATATTTAACGTTGGTTTAGTTACACTCTCCAGTGTTATTTCATTACTGAATTGAGTTGAATTTACAACGGCAATGACTGCATCATTTTACACAATTTAATTCCGACACTAAGAGCTCATTGACTCCTCATAATGTTGAAAACACTCCTCCTGAGTTAAAATAAGTCAACACTAATTTTTTACAccctgtcacactctgaccattatttgcattgtttgtttctatgttttgtttggtcagggtgtgatatgagtgggcattctatgttgtatgtctagtttgtctatttctatgtgttttggcctgacatggttctcaatcagtggcaagtgtttgtctttgtctctgattgggaaccatatttaggtagcctgttttgtattgtggttggTGGGtttttgtctatgtgatgttgcatgttagcactcagTTTTGACAGCGGCCACGGTcgtcttgttattttgtttgtttggttagtgtacttcgtgttttttcgtctttcattaaaaatatgtattcacatcacgctgcgctttggtctcctcaatacGACAATCGTGACACACACCCTTTTTTACTGTGTAGGTGCCGAAGCCTGAATCTGCATCGTAACCACCTGACATGTATACGTCAGCTGCCAAAGCTTCCGGCCCTGGAGCACCTGTGTCTCTCTGAGAACAGCATCTCCACACTGAGGGGACTGGGGGCTCTGGGAACCAGCCCACTCCACTCCCTCACACTCAGATCTAACCCTGTCAACTACATACAGGACTACCGTGCACGGTGAGggggaatagagggagggagaggaggtgaggaggtgaggaggatagagggagggagaggaggtgaggaggatagagggagggagggtgaggaggatagagggagggagggagaggaggtgaggggatagagggtgagagaagaggtggggaggatagagagagagagaggaggtgagggggataaagggggagagaggaggtgagggggatagagggagagagaggaggtgagggggatatagggagagagaggaggtgggggggatagagggagagagaggaggtgggggggatagagggatagggaggtggtgggagggatagggaggaggtgggagggatagggaggaggtgagggggatagggggagagCGAGGATGtggggggatagagggatagggaggaggtgagggggatagagggatagggaggtggtgggagggatagggaggtggtgggagggatagggaggtggtgggagggatagggaggaggtgggagggatagggaggaggtgggagggatagggaggaggtgagggggatagggggagagagaggaggtgagggggatagagggatagaggaggtgagggggagagaggaggtggggggatagagggagagagaggaggtggggggatagagggatagaggaggtgagggatagagggagagagaggaggtaaggagatagtgggagagagaggaaaattatAGAATGTCAagaattatttatatttttttgtcttaACCCTTAgttgccctctcctctctgcagtgtGTTCTCTTGTTTGCCAAAACTAAGAGTTCTGGATGGAATCCCCAAGCTGCCAGAAGATTCCATGCCCCCTGGACTCCAACTCCCAGCAGCCACCAGGATGTGTAACGTTCTGTGACATCAAACTAAGGGGCTTTGGAAATTCCAtgaataataataaaagtaattcCATAAATAATACACTGACAAC
This genomic interval from Oncorhynchus clarkii lewisi isolate Uvic-CL-2024 chromosome 27, UVic_Ocla_1.0, whole genome shotgun sequence contains the following:
- the LOC139386323 gene encoding acidic leucine-rich nuclear phosphoprotein 32 family member A; the encoded protein is MSESSSGVNTSSGSFPKSHSSQYSEISVTHTPLSVDQSPDSGIVKTPLPSSRFRFVSWQRLEESDVKGDQLSCPRVREGPSVEDLFLRKDDIPLERGRRKRREEEGQRWEERLQENWENCVELNLSYQDLGDPFQQENFSRILRRLIRVERLQLINNSLTDLSSMCLPRCRSLNLHRNHLTCIRQLPKLPALEHLCLSENSISTLRGLGALGTSPLHSLTLRSNPVNYIQDYRARVFSCLPKLRVLDGIPKLPEDSMPPGLQLPAATRMCNVL